Proteins encoded together in one Xenopus laevis strain J_2021 chromosome 6L, Xenopus_laevis_v10.1, whole genome shotgun sequence window:
- the LOC108718739 gene encoding polyadenylate-binding protein 1-like yields the protein TVKMDQKVNSDMHGEVKNIVDTVDVLRNESNVSPEHVNDTETNTKISTIYIKDFANGIDEKTLKELLDKCGASAKIMNTDCGKAKEFGLLIFEKQQDAKRAVDEMNGMDIYLAQAKNKEKRQTEYRKKSEHLQLEYKPRYNDINLYVKNLSYEIDDHRLKKEFSPFGTITSAKVMREGGRSKGFGFVCFSSPAGARKAIAAMNGKILASKPLYVAWAQRKDERQASLAEQYMQRMPNACIPNAKINPNQALLSKCSVTPSPAVQNNSAFLAKKTAQFRQRCYKNAQGTGPHPFHYKPRANPQVSPRPLKLIPTKTAVNVVQGIISATSRNKYAAGDWNTKIHSEKQTQAAMQHPAIYVQGQEPLTISFLVSASPHEQKQMLEKRLFPLIQVIQKKMAEEITGMLLEFDTSEIIYMLESPELLSTMVNKAVTALQGLQVEEAAENALNGMTNY from the coding sequence ACTGTAAAAATGGACCAAAAGGTGAATTCTGACATGCATGGGgaagttaaaaacattgttgATACTGTTGATGTTCTCCGAAATGAAAGTAATGTGTCTCCTGAACATGTCAATGACACTGAGACCAATACAAAGATCTCTACAATTTATATAAAGGACTTTGCAAATGGAATAGACGAGAAAACACTGAAAGAATTATTGGACAAATGTGGAGCATCTGCTAAAATTATGAACACTGATTGTGGAAAGGCAAAAGAATTTGGCTTGCTTATCTTTGAAAAACAACAGGATGCTAAAAGAGCTGTAGATGAAATGAATGGTATGGACATTTACTTGGCTCAAGCAAAAAACAAGGAGAAAAGACAAACCGAGTATAGGAAAAAGTCTGAACATTTACAGTTGGAATATAAACCCAGATACAATGATATTAACCTATATGTTAAAAATCTCAGTTATGAAATTGATGATCATCGACTGAAGAAAGAATTCTCACCTTTTGGTACAATTACCAGCGCTAAGGTGATGAGGGAAGGTGGCCGCAGCAAAGGTTTTGGATTTGTATGTTTCTCATCCCCTGCAGGGGCTAGAAAAGCAATTGCTGCAATGAATGGCAAGATATTGGCCTCAAAGCCACTGTATGTTGCTTGGGCACAGAGAAAAGATGAACGGCAGGCTTCTTTGGCtgagcaatacatgcagaggaTGCCAAATGCTTGCATACCCAATGCTAAAATCAACCCTAACCAGGCCCTATTGTCGAAATGTTCTGTGACCCCTAGTCCAGCAGTCCAGAACAATTCAGCATTCCTAGCTAAGAAAACGGCTCAATTTAGGCAGAGGTGCTACAAGAATGCACAAGGGACTGGCCCTCATCCATTCCACTACAAGCCAAGGGCTAATCCCCAAGTTTCTCCTAGACCGCTCAAATTAATTCCAACAAAAACAGCAGTTAATGTGGTACAAGGTATAATTTCAGCTACCTCCAGGAATAAATATGCAGCTGGAGATTGGAATACTAAGATACATTCTGAGAAACAGACCCAAGCTGCTATGCAGCACCCTGCTATCTATGTTCAAGGGCAGGAGCCTCTAACTATTTCCTTTTTGGTCTCTGCTTCTCcacatgaacaaaaacaaatgctagaGAAACGTCTTTTTCCACTTATACAagttatacagaaaaaaatggctGAAGAAATTACTGGGATGCTGCTGGAGTTTGACACCTCTGAGATTATCTACATGCTGGAATCTCCAGAATTACTCAGCACAATGGTAAATAAAGCTGTTACTGCATTGCAAGGCCTTCAGGTGGAAGAAGCTGCTGAGAATGCTTTGAATGGCATGACAAATTATTAA